In one window of Micromonospora cathayae DNA:
- a CDS encoding FAD-binding monooxygenase: MVLGGSLAGLFAARVLADAYDQVTIVDRDVLLDVDGPRRGCPQGRHINGLLARGQQAMEELYPGITQQLFDDGVPTGDLAGDVRWYFNGKPLKQQHAGLVCVAASRPMLEKHIRRRTAAFPNIEFAEQHDILGLTTTADKSRVTGARVQKQGSDDEEVFLADLVVDATGRGSRTPIWLEELGYGRVEEERKKIGLGYVTQHYKLRQDPYFGDLSINPVASPELPRGAIFTKTDGDRVELTTYGLLGDHPPTDQAGLYQWLKTLATPDIYDAVQHAEPLDEPVAFRFPTTLRRHYEKMERFPDGLLVTGDAVCCFNPVYAQGMTVSALGALTMRQHLHTGAAPQPMQYFRDLSRDVIDPPWGMTNVVDLSFPGVEGERTLAVRIGQAFLKRVQVAATRDGDITAAYMRAAGMIDRPETMQKPAFMLKVLWKSFFGGPVARTRAAVAGHISPSNRPADSVAR, translated from the coding sequence CTGGTGCTCGGTGGCAGCCTCGCCGGCCTGTTCGCCGCCCGGGTGCTCGCCGATGCCTACGACCAGGTCACGATCGTCGACCGGGACGTCCTGCTCGACGTGGACGGCCCCCGGCGGGGCTGCCCGCAGGGCCGGCACATCAACGGCCTGCTGGCCCGCGGCCAGCAGGCGATGGAGGAGCTGTACCCGGGCATCACCCAGCAGTTGTTCGACGACGGCGTGCCCACCGGTGACCTGGCCGGTGACGTGCGCTGGTACTTCAACGGCAAGCCGCTCAAGCAGCAGCACGCCGGCCTGGTGTGCGTGGCCGCCAGCCGGCCCATGCTGGAGAAGCACATCCGGCGGCGCACCGCGGCGTTCCCCAACATCGAGTTCGCCGAGCAGCACGACATCCTCGGCCTGACCACCACCGCCGACAAGAGCCGGGTGACCGGCGCGCGGGTCCAGAAGCAGGGCAGCGACGACGAGGAGGTCTTCCTCGCCGACCTGGTGGTCGACGCCACCGGCCGGGGTTCGCGTACCCCGATCTGGCTGGAGGAGCTGGGCTACGGGCGGGTCGAGGAGGAACGCAAGAAGATCGGCCTCGGCTACGTCACCCAGCACTACAAGCTGCGCCAGGACCCGTACTTCGGGGACCTGTCGATCAACCCGGTGGCCTCGCCGGAGCTGCCCCGCGGCGCGATCTTCACCAAGACCGACGGTGACCGGGTCGAGCTGACCACCTACGGGCTGCTCGGCGACCACCCGCCCACCGACCAGGCCGGCCTCTACCAGTGGCTCAAGACGCTGGCCACGCCGGACATCTACGACGCGGTGCAGCACGCCGAACCGCTGGACGAGCCGGTCGCGTTCCGGTTCCCCACCACGCTGCGCCGGCACTACGAGAAGATGGAACGCTTCCCGGACGGCCTGCTGGTCACCGGGGACGCGGTGTGCTGCTTCAACCCGGTGTACGCGCAGGGCATGACGGTCTCCGCGCTCGGCGCGCTGACCATGCGCCAGCACCTGCACACCGGCGCGGCCCCGCAGCCGATGCAGTACTTCCGGGACCTGTCCCGCGACGTCATCGACCCGCCGTGGGGCATGACCAACGTGGTCGACCTCAGCTTCCCCGGCGTGGAGGGGGAGCGCACCCTGGCCGTCCGGATCGGTCAGGCGTTCCTCAAGCGGGTGCAGGTGGCCGCGACCCGCGACGGCGACATCACGGCCGCGTACATGCGGGCCGCCGGCATGATCGACCGGCCGGAGACGATGCAGAAGCCCGCCTTCATGCTGAAGGTGCTGTGGAAGTCGTTCTTCGGCGGCCCGGTGGCGCGGACCCGGGCCGCGGTGGCCGGGCACATCTCCCCGTCGAACCGGCCCGCGGACAGCGTCGCCCGCTGA